The following is a genomic window from Azospirillaceae bacterium.
GGAAGGCGCGGCGCCCCTGCTCCCCCTCCTCCAACACTTCGGAGCCCAGGATGTCGGCCGGCATCAGGTCGGGCGTGCACTGCACCCGGCGTTCGTCCAGGCCCAGGACGATGCCCAGCGTTTCCACCAGGCGGGTCTTGGCCAGGCCGGGCACGCCCACCAGCAGCAGGTGGCCGCCGGCCAGCAGGGTGACCAGGCTGAGGTCGATCGCCTCTTCCTGCCCGAAGATGGCCTGGCCGATCATGGCGCGGACGGCGGCCAGCTTCAGGCCCGTGTTTTCGATGTCCAGCGCCAGCCCTGCGTCGGGGTAGACATGGTCACGGGGCAGGTCGGTGATGCTCAACGCCAAGTCTCCCAAAGGTGCAATGGTTCACCAGCAATGCCGAAAACGACGGCTCCGGCCCTTTATGCCAGCCTCCTTTATGCTAGCTTTGTGGCCGAAATCGGAAAATTTTCCGGTCCAGGTCCGGCGCATGGGGTGCCGGGGGTGGGCCTTTCGCGGTGATGGTTGATTGCGCCATGCAGGAAAGCAAGCCTGATGCGGGTCCTACAAAGGGCCGAGACCCCTCCGACAACGCCGGTGCGCCGGCTGACTTGGACGCGCTAGGGGGCGCGCTAGGGGGTGCCCTGCGGTCCCCCGGCGCGGACTCGCGCCCGGATGAGGGCTACGACATCCGCATCGCCCGCGACGGCACGTGGTTCTATCACGGCAGCCCCATCGGCCGCCTGCCCCTGGTGAAGCTGTTCTCCACCGTCCTGCGGCGCGATGATGCCGGTGATTTCTGGCTGATCACCCCGGCGGAGCGGGGCCGCATCACGGTGGACGACGCGCCGTTCGTGGCGGTGGAAATGCGGCGTGAGGGCGACGGCCCCCGCCAGCGCCTGTCCTTCCGCACCAATCTGGACCAGTGGGTGGTCGCCGGGGCGGAGCATCCGATTCGGGTGTCCATCGACCCCGAAACGGGGGAGCCCAGCCCCTATGTCCATGTGCGGGGATCCATCGGCCTGGGGCTGGAGGCGCGCATCAACCGTTCCGTCTTTTATGAGTTGGCGGAGATGGCGCTGGATGCCGGTGACGGCGTGCCCGGCGTGTGGAGCGATGGCCTGTTCTTTCCTCTGGGGGAATTTGTGGGGGAGGGGGCATGACGACCGCGGCGGCGATTCGCCGCGCGTTCACCGACCGGCATGCCGACCGCGCCGCGGCGGCGTTCAGCCCCACCGGGCCCGGCATCGCCGCCCGGGGCGACCAGGACGGCAACCAGGGGTTTGAGATGCCGTCGGCGGTGCGTGACGCCGCCGTGCTGGTTCCCCTGGTCAATCGGCCGGACGGCATCACCGTGCTGCTGACCCAACGCACCGCCCATCTGGCGGCCCATGGCGGTCAGATCAGTTTCCCCGGCGGCAGGGTGGAGCCTGAGGACACCGACGCGGTGGCCACCGCCCTGCGTGAGACGACGGAGGAGGTGGGCTTGTCCGCCACCCAGGTGGAGGTGGTGGGGCGCCTGGACACCTATTACACCCGCACCGGTTTCCGTGTCGTGCCGGTGGTCGGGCTGGTCAACCCGCCCTTCTTCCTGCAACCCGACCCGCGCGAGGTGCAGGAGGTGTTCGAGGTGCCGCTGTCTTTCATCCTGGACCCCGCCAGCCGCCAGCGGCAGTCCCGCGAGTTCAAGGGCGCCCAGCGCCACTTCTGGGTCTTCCCCTATGCCGAGCGCTACATCTGGGGCGCCACCGCCGGCATGCTGGTGAACCTGTGTGATGTGCTGGGGGTTTAGTGTTCCCTCAAGCGGCGGGCGCGGCCATCCGGCCGCTTGCCTTATCCTCGGTTTCCAGTCCGCTGACGCTTCCCGGAAACCTCCGGCGGCCGCAGTCGCGGCCTAGAAAAAAGATAGAGAAGAGGACCGGGGATTGGCCAACGCCAACCCCCGGCACGTGATTTACTTACAAATCAATTTCCAAACTGGCCAGCAGAGTGCGGGGCGCACCCAGGTAGGCGGTGTTGGCGCCGGCGCTGCCGACGATGTTGCCGTCGGCGATGGACGAGTAGTAGTGCACGTCGCCGACGTTGATGACCTGCAGCCGCGCGATGCCCGTCTTGCCCCATAGGGCCGAGGCGTAACGCACGCCCAGATCCACCGTGGCGTAGCTGGGGGCGTAGCTGTTGTTGGTGTTGGTGGCGGCGCGGTCGCTTTCGTAATGCACCGTGCCGGTGAAGCCCAGGCCCCCCAGGCCGAAGCGGTTGAGGTACTGCGGATGATAGTCCGCCGTCATGTCGCCCTTGAACTCCGGCACGCCGACGATGCGCTTGTCATCCGTCGCGGCCACGCCGGAATTCAGCAGGCGGGCATCGATGTAGGTCAGGCCGCCGAACAGGCTGAGGTCGGGGGTGACCTCGCCCTGCACGAACAGTTCGCCACCCCAGTTGCGCTGGGTCCCGACCACGCCGAAGACGTTGGTGGTGGCATCGGTCTGGGCGGACGGCCGCGTCATGCGGAAGCCCGCCGCCGTCACCATCAGCTTCGGCGTGATGGCGTACTTCACCCCGGCCTCGTACGACTGGTCGCGGTAGGGGCTGAGGATGACGTTGGCGTTGGCGGTGCCGGCCGGGGCGGTGTCGCCCTGTTCGATGCTGTTGGCGTATGTCGCGTACAGCGTCAGATCTTCGCGCGGCTTGTAGATCAGGCTGACGGTGGGGCTGGCCACGCCGTTCTCATCATCGCTGCTGGTGACGGCCCCCGTCTTCGACCAGCTTTGCGAGTTGAGGAAGCTGGTGCTGACCGTGGCCTGGACGGCGAACTGCTGCGTCAGGTGCAGGGTGTCGCCGAAGATGACGCTCTGTTCCCGCACCTCGCCCGACTTGTACTGGCCGCCGTTGTCCGGCGTGGCTTTGGTCGGCAGGATGGTGGGGTTGGCCAGGTTGCCGGTGCCCAGGTTGACCGCGATGGAGTTGCGGTAGCTGTACTGGCCGTTGTCGAAGCCATTGGTGGCGATGGTGACGTCGTTCTCGAACCCCGCCACATCGACATGGCCGTTCAATGAGGCCGTATTGCTGGTGATGTTGAAGTGGGGGACGGCGGTGAAATTCTTGGTGACGGTGTAGGCGCCTGCGTCGTTGGTCATCGTGTCGGTGATGCCGAACAGGTTGCGGTGGGCGTTCTGGTACAGGCCGCCGACCTCGAACGTCCAGCCGTCGCCGAAATCATGCTTCAGCTTGGCCAGGGCGGTATTGGTCATCAGGTCGGTACCGGCACCCGGCTGGCCCAGGCCGGTCTGCGTCGGGTTGGGGGCGGAAGGCAGCACGGTGCTCTTGCCGCTGAAATAGACGATGCTGCCCGGCAGGCCGGTGGCGTCGGTGCGGTAGTGGCTGAGGTCGACCTCCAGCACCGTCGCCTCATCGACATGGATGTCGAAATCGCCGCTGACCAGGTTGCGCTCATTATGGCTGCCGGCGACGTAGCCCTCGCCGGCACCGTGCACCAGGTTCAGGCGATAGCCCACGGGGCCGACCTGGCCGCTGAAGTCGCCGGCCTGGGTGAAGATGCCGTCGGATTCAAAGCTGGTGGTCAGGCGCGCCATGGGCGTGTCGGTCGGGCGCTTCAGCTGATAGTCGAACACGCCGGCCGGCGGCTGTGGGCCATAGAGCGCGCCCGCCAGGCCGTTCAGCACCTGGATGCCGGCCAGGTTCTCCGCCGCGAT
Proteins encoded in this region:
- a CDS encoding DUF1285 domain-containing protein; its protein translation is MRSPGADSRPDEGYDIRIARDGTWFYHGSPIGRLPLVKLFSTVLRRDDAGDFWLITPAERGRITVDDAPFVAVEMRREGDGPRQRLSFRTNLDQWVVAGAEHPIRVSIDPETGEPSPYVHVRGSIGLGLEARINRSVFYELAEMALDAGDGVPGVWSDGLFFPLGEFVGEGA
- a CDS encoding TonB-dependent receptor, whose translation is MKSMVYRYTAILKPGRARAAVSALALTAASLAPAAAWAQAQQADASKPVDQVLITANANAVAPAYAPTDPDLGPLGRRSLLDTPLSVTTVPAELITNLMARTVNDTLRYLPSVEIRDQQGMEVSRPQSRGFQGGIVQDTRLDGLNVIGTTAIAAENLAGIQVLNGLAGALYGPQPPAGVFDYQLKRPTDTPMARLTTSFESDGIFTQAGDFSGQVGPVGYRLNLVHGAGEGYVAGSHNERNLVSGDFDIHVDEATVLEVDLSHYRTDATGLPGSIVYFSGKSTVLPSAPNPTQTGLGQPGAGTDLMTNTALAKLKHDFGDGWTFEVGGLYQNAHRNLFGITDTMTNDAGAYTVTKNFTAVPHFNITSNTASLNGHVDVAGFENDVTIATNGFDNGQYSYRNSIAVNLGTGNLANPTILPTKATPDNGGQYKSGEVREQSVIFGDTLHLTQQFAVQATVSTSFLNSQSWSKTGAVTSSDDENGVASPTVSLIYKPREDLTLYATYANSIEQGDTAPAGTANANVILSPYRDQSYEAGVKYAITPKLMVTAAGFRMTRPSAQTDATTNVFGVVGTQRNWGGELFVQGEVTPDLSLFGGLTYIDARLLNSGVAATDDKRIVGVPEFKGDMTADYHPQYLNRFGLGGLGFTGTVHYESDRAATNTNNSYAPSYATVDLGVRYASALWGKTGIARLQVINVGDVHYYSSIADGNIVGSAGANTAYLGAPRTLLASLEIDL
- a CDS encoding CoA pyrophosphatase; protein product: MTTAAAIRRAFTDRHADRAAAAFSPTGPGIAARGDQDGNQGFEMPSAVRDAAVLVPLVNRPDGITVLLTQRTAHLAAHGGQISFPGGRVEPEDTDAVATALRETTEEVGLSATQVEVVGRLDTYYTRTGFRVVPVVGLVNPPFFLQPDPREVQEVFEVPLSFILDPASRQRQSREFKGAQRHFWVFPYAERYIWGATAGMLVNLCDVLGV